From a single Candidatus Schekmanbacteria bacterium genomic region:
- a CDS encoding response regulator, with protein sequence MTKKVLTTYQAAAYCNATPMTVIRWINDGLIRSYKTPGGHRRILVEDLDSFLKKSGIPSKGIYDDQISRILVVDDESFIIDYLKETISKIDPNIQVKGACNGFEAGQIITTFKPQVVFLDIIMKGLDGYDVCTRIKKNPETKDITVIAITGKPSEENIERIKRCGACQVLHKPIKMNDIRRALIDLIPVNGFEEGEQSKF encoded by the coding sequence ATGACAAAAAAAGTATTAACTACTTATCAGGCTGCCGCCTATTGTAATGCTACACCGATGACGGTTATTCGCTGGATAAATGACGGTCTTATAAGATCCTATAAAACTCCCGGTGGACACAGAAGAATACTAGTAGAAGATCTTGATTCTTTCCTGAAAAAATCCGGTATTCCATCAAAGGGTATCTATGATGACCAGATCAGCAGAATCCTCGTAGTTGATGATGAATCGTTCATAATTGATTATTTGAAAGAGACTATCTCAAAAATCGATCCTAACATACAGGTAAAAGGTGCTTGCAACGGATTTGAGGCAGGGCAGATTATTACAACTTTTAAACCGCAGGTTGTTTTTCTTGATATTATTATGAAGGGACTTGACGGGTATGATGTTTGTACAAGAATTAAGAAAAATCCAGAAACAAAAGATATAACTGTAATTGCCATAACAGGCAAGCCATCGGAAGAGAATATTGAACGGATAAAACGCTGCGGTGCCTGCCAGGTTCTCCATAAACCAATTAAAATGAATGATATAAGAAGAGCACTTATAGATCTGATACCTGTTAACGGATTCGAAGAAGGGGAACAATCTAAATTTTAA
- a CDS encoding response regulator, translating into MKKILVVDDEKIIGELVRDMLEDEGYIIDFAENGFAAKDMLLQSDYDYVISDINMPDMDGIELYFWIKKEMEMMSDKMVFITGDSYNQRTRDFFDEFTVPRIDKPFSKSDLTEKLLRKK; encoded by the coding sequence ATGAAAAAAATTCTGGTTGTAGATGACGAGAAGATTATCGGCGAACTGGTAAGGGATATGCTGGAAGATGAAGGGTATATTATTGACTTTGCTGAGAACGGATTTGCAGCCAAGGATATGCTCCTCCAGTCGGATTATGACTATGTAATAAGTGATATCAACATGCCTGATATGGACGGCATTGAGCTATATTTCTGGATAAAGAAAGAAATGGAAATGATGTCTGATAAAATGGTTTTTATTACCGGTGATTCTTATAATCAGCGTACAAGGGATTTCTTTGATGAGTTCACTGTTCCCCGTATAGATAAGCCTTTTTCCAAATCAGACCTTACAGAGAAGCTTCTCAGAAAAAAATAA